In Spirosoma sp. KUDC1026, the sequence ACAGATCCGTATCAGCGTGCGTCAGAAAAACAATCCCCCCTGTCGGCATAGCTGGCTGGCCCAGTTGGGTAGCTGCTTCGGAACCTTTCCAGGTGTAAAACTGAAAGACGTACTCCGACAGCTCAGTAGGCGGAGGCAGAAACCCGTCGGCGGCAATCATGCTATCAATATAGTCGAAAATGGCGATGATCTGCCAGTTGCTGTTAATCGAATGAAACCAGACCGAGTGCCCATCGAACAGCAACGTTACCACGTTAGCCAACGTACAGGGCCCCAGACAACCGCCTTTGGTCATGTGCACCACGTTACGGATTTTTCGGCGCATCCATTCGCTCTTGTACAGCTCGACCGGAATCGGTGCGTACCCCCGATCAACCCGGCCGCAGCAGCAGGCGTTGTAGCAGTACGACAGATGCCCCCGACGCTGCACAAGGTTGATGGCTTTCCCATCGGACCGGGTTACCCGCTGGCGTTTCATTTCAGACATAAGTTATTGGATTGCCAGTTCGGGCTTTATGTGATTGTCGGTACGGAACGAGGAAGACAGCAGGTGCTGAATAAATTCCGGTTTGTCGCCCCAATACAAATGAACGTAGGAGGCAACGGTATTGTGCGTACGGTAAAGCTTTGTGTTGACGGGTACACCTTTGGCGTTAGTCACCGACGCTATGGAAGTCTGGAGCATTGGCTCCTGTTGCGTCGAATAATGAAATTCATGCCCTTTTAGCGTCATACCATCCCAGTCAACGATGCGATAGCCGAGCGTTAACTTCGGAGAAAGCATAGAGGTGGTTATGTTCAGTACGCCCACCATTGGCCATGCCGTACTGTTATTGCGTTGAACTGACTCCGTTTGGATTGACTGACTCAGATACATCAGCCCCCCACATTCCGCGTACGTGAGGCCACCTGCCTGACAATAATCGCCTATACTGGTACGCATGGCTATGTTTTCACTCAGTTGCTGAGCATATAGTTCGGGATAACCACCGGGCAGGTATAGAAAGTCTGTTTCAGGTAACTCCTTGTCGTGTAAAGGACTGAAGAATGTAACCCTACCCCAACGAGCCAGTACGTCCAGGTTTTGCTCGTACGTAAAGGTAAATGCTTCGTCTCGCGCGACGCTAATGCGAAGGTTGCTTTGGGCGGAGGGCTGGGGGGGTGGGGTGTAGGATTGGGGGCTCGGGTTAGGTCTTTGGGTAACCGCCAGCAGTCGATCCAGATTAATCGTTTTAGGCAGTTCCTCCGCAATAGCCTGAATGATCTGTTCATAGTCCGTTTCCGCAGAAATATGCAGCCCCAAATGCCGCGACGGAATGGTGAAGCGCGGGTTTGAAGGCAGGTAACCCAGCGGTTCCACGCCCACGTCGGCGCAGGCATCAGCCAGGAACCGATAATGCGACGCTGAGCCGACGTTATTGAAAATGGCTCCGACCAGATTGATACCTGTATAGAAATGCTTGAAGCCGTACAGCAGTGGCGCTACCGAGTAAGCCATCGCTTTCGCATTGACAACCAGTACGACCGGAATATCCAGCAATTCGGCAATCGATGCGCTACTACCCTGCATCCGGTCGGCCCCGTCGAACAGGCCCATCACCCCTTCCGTGATCGCCACATCGGCACCGCTGGCGTACCGTTGGTAGGAATCCACTACGTGTTCAGGTGACGACATAAACAAATCCAGATTGATGCTGGGCGGCACTCCGCTATGTGCCTCCCCGCTGGCGGCAGTCTGATGATGCCGCGTATCGATATAGTCCGGACCGCATTTGAACGGCTGCACCCGTAATCCTCGATTCGCCAGCGCCCGAAGCAACCCGAGTGTCAGTGTCGTCTTACCGGAACCGCTGGCCGGAGCGGCCAGCAGAAACTGAGAAAATATACTCTGATTTGACATTCAACAAGCAGCTAGAGAACTGGTCCAGGCATCATTCCTAATGACTTTTCACTACGTCCCTAGACCCGTAACGAACCACGGAACCCTCGGGCGCTGTAGTATGAGGAAGCACCATTATGGTACACAAAAACCGTATCATAGCGCCGATCGCAAAACAAAGCTCCGCCTAGTTTACGAATGGCAGCAGGTGTTTGTATCCAGCTTGACGTTTTTAGGTCGAACGGTCCAATCTGCTGCAACTGCCGATACTGCTCCTCCGTCAGGAGTTCGACACCCATGGCAGCAGCAGCAGCATCAACATTATTTTCGGGGCGATTATCTTTTCTCAATTCCAGCGCTTCCCGATCATAGCAAAAACTTCTACGTTCTTTGGGACTCTCGGCTGAGCAGTCATAAAAAATATACTCCCCCGTCTTCGAATCATACCCGACAACATCAGGCTCCCCGCCGGTCACTTCCATATCATCGAGCACCCACAGTTTTTCGGGATTGGCATCTAGCTTTTTCTGTACATCAGCCCAGTCAAGATTCTTGTGCCGGTTTCTGTTTTTCTCGAAACGGGCTTTCAAAAGGCGGAGTAGTTCGTCACGCTGTTCGGGCGACAGTTCCTTTTTGTTGGCTGTTGTCATTATGTCTTTTCTGCTTCCGAGGGGTCGTAGATGGGCCTCGATGATCAAGGTTGTAAAGGAAATAGACGAAGCTCGTAACTCAATGCATCTTTAGGCAAAGGCGAGCCATTTTCTGATCAACGTACAATCTGATTATTTTGTAAAGGGCAGTTGATGAATAAGATAAGTGCTCGCGGGAAACGTAAAACGATTGAGTCAAGAAAAGTAACTCAGTCCGTATAGGACAGAAGTACAGCGAAAACTATACTTTTGCCCCTGTTTTTAGGTGCGCTTCCGCCGGGAAGCGCTTAAAAGGGAATCCGTCGCGCTGCCCGTCAGTGTTAATCGGAGCAGTCCCCGCTGCTGTATAGTTCACACAAACATTCTGACAATCAGGCCACTGTTCCTCATCAGGAATGGGAAGGCGTTGGGATCGAACGAGCCAGAAGACCTGCCCAGAAACGTCATAAACCGGTGTGCTTTCGGGACGAAAGGCAGACAGGAAGTCAGATAGGGTGCGCCTACTAACCGGCGGACACCCCTGCTTTTTGTACGCGCTTTTTACGGGTTTGCCACCACATCAACCGAACAAGCGCATGATCAATCCGCTACTTATCGATTCGTTACTGCTGGGTGTGCAGCACTCCTTCGAACCCGACCATATGGCCGCCGTGTCGGTGCTGGCCTCCGAAAAAGGCAAGTCAGGAGGGCATCACATATGGCGTATCATCTGGCGATCGTCGCACTGGGCGCTGGGCCATTCGTTCACCCTCATTCTGTTTGCCTGTCTGGTGCTGCTGGTCAAATCAGCGCTGTCGCTCAACATTGCCGAGCAGGTCGAACTGGCCGTCGGCCCGTTGATGATCTGGCTGGGGATTGTGGCCATCCGGCGGAATCACCAGCAGACGCACGAGCATTTACATCCAGCACCGTCCACTACGTTCAGCCGGTCGTTCTGGGTCGGTATGGTCCACGGCCTGGCCGGTACGGGCGGTGCCTGCACGGTAGCTCTGACGCTGGCGGCCAGCGATGCGGCCACAGCCGTTTGGATTATTGTGCTGCAAAGCGCGGGCATCATCGTCGCCATGACTCTCTACGGCTGCCTGCTGGCTTTTTCACTGACCAAAGTAGTCGACCGGTGGCAGACGGCGGTTCGGGTTATCAACTATGCGGTGGGCATCTTCTCCATTGCGATCGGCATTTACACGCTGGTCGACATTCTTTAATCGTAACAAGTATTCATGAAACACCGCTACTATCTTGTTCTAGGTAGCTCGATCCAGACCCTTGCTTGTCTGGGTGCAACAGCAACGCTTAGTATACTTAACTCTTTACAGGCGCAATCGATCCCTGCCGACACACTACGAAGCCGGGCGCTGGAAGAAACGATCGTTACAGCCACCCGTTCGGAAACCCGTCGCGACCGGGTTCCGCAGCAAATCGACATCATCACCCGACGTGACATCGAGCAAACGCCGGCCACCGACGTAACAGATCTGGTCAAGAAGCTAGCGGCTGTCAATGTCATTCAGTATCCTAACTTATCGTCGGGCGTTGGCATCCGGGGATTCCGTCCGCAGTTCTCGGGACTGAACCAGCGAACGCTGCTGCTGATTGACGGGCGTCCGGCGGGGGCCACGAATTTGTCGACCATTGGACTCAACAACGTAGAGCGGGTCGAAGTGCTGAAAGGGCCCGCATCGGCGCTGTATGGCTCGCAGGCCATGGGGGGCGTCATTAACGTCATCACCCGGCGCTCCACGGGACCGCTGCGGGGCAATGCCTTCGCTGAGTATGGTTCGTTCCAGACATATCAGGCGGGGGGAAATGTTGGCGGCAGTCTAACCAACCGGCTCGACTTCGATGCATCGGTCAACTACCTCCGGCGGGCGCAGGATTACCGAATCGGAAAAGGTAACCTGTTCCGGAATTGGTTAAAAGGCGATCAGGCCGTAAAATACTACAGCAACAAACCGGCCGAAACGATCGATGATCGCAAGGACGATGGGCAGATCCGGCCCAACACCAAGCTCACCTACTATTCCGGTTCGCTAAGGCTGGGCTATCAGATCAGTACTAACTGGCGAGTGGACGTACGGGGCGAAAAATTCATTGCCGACGACGTTGAATCACCCGGCGACATTACCTACGGCACCACGCAGGCCAGCCTGAAAGATGTTAATCGGCAGGCGGGAGAGGTTGCCCTGCGGGGTCAACTGGCGGCTCACAAACCGACGTTACGGGTCTTTGCTTCCGGCGAAAACAATTTCAACCAGACAACCAACGTATCGGGCAAGCCGGTTACCCCGTTCCTGTCGTCAAATACTGCGAACCGCTGGCAGGGCGTTCAGCTCCAAGATAACTGGCAACTGGGGGGTCATCAGCTTACGGTTGGCTACGATTATCTAAATTCCAGTACGTCGTCTCGTAGCTGGAGCGACGGCGTTACCGAAAAAGCGCCTACGCAGCCCAACTACTCGATTCGGTCGTCGGCGTTCTACGCGCAGGGACAGCTGGCCTTCGGCGGAGATCGTTTCCTGTTGCAGCCCGGTCTGCGGGTGGATGATATTACCTTCTCCGTCAAGGAAACGCCCCTGCTCACTACGTTCAAGCCGGGCAAAACAACCAATCCGTTCGTTAGCCCTAATCTGGGCGCGTCGTTGCGGCTGGCACCCAGTTGGCAGTTGAAAGGAACCGTGGGTCGGGCGTTCGTCACGCCTGATGCGTTCAACGTAGCCGGTTATTCAGAAACCCGCACCTCGACCGGGCGTATCACGATCACGACGGGCAACCCCAATCTGACCAACGAGAACAGCATCAGCTATGACCTGGGACTGACGTTCAGTCGGCACAAAGCGGGTTTCCGGGCCGGTGTCACCTACTTCAACACGGACGTACGCGATCGGATCGCCCGGATCGTGACGCAGGTGAACGAGAAACAGGCCAACGGTGATGTGATCGTCGCGCGGGCTACTTACGTCAACGCGGCCGACTCGGACCTGCGGGGAATCGAATCGGAAATCAGCTACGATTTTGGCGCCCTGACCGCCTATCGGTATTCGCTTCGGCTGTTCGGTAACGCCACAACCATGCTTCGTTACAGCGAAACTCTTGTTAGTACCGACGGTAGTGCTACCCAGCGGGACATTGCCAACGTAGCGAAAATGAACCTGAACGCTGGTCTTGAATACGATTCGTTCAGGGGGTTACAGCTGCGTTTATTGAGCCGGTACATAGGACATCGCAAAGACACAGATTTTACGGATGCTGCCAACCCGGAGATCCAGTATCCGGAATACCTGGTGCTCGACCTGAGCGCATCCTACACGCTGGCTAAACATCATACGCTGGGACTACAGATCGCTAACCTGACCGACGAGAATTACTACGAAAAACGGGGCTACAACCTGCCCGGTCGCTCGTTGTCGGTCCGCTACCGGTTTTCGTTTTGAGATGAACAAGTACGTTTTTACAGGATCGTAAATAAAACGGGCAGGCTGGTCCGTACGTTGACAGCCTGCTCGTTTTTCTGACCGGGAATCCAGTCCGGCATGCCCTTAATAACCCGCACGGCTTCTTCGTCGCAACCGCCACCTACACTCTGCGTGACTTGTACGTCGGTAATCTTACCAGTGCTGGTCACGACAAAACCCACGATCACCTTGCCCTGAATTCCGGCGCGCTGTGCTGCGGCAGGATACCGGAGATTCTGCATGAGATACGTATTCAACCCTGTTTGCCCGCCGACCGGCGCCGGTGGCTGATCGACAACGGTGTACACTTCACCAACTAGTCCGGATGGGTTCGGATCAACATTTTTCCGGGAACACATCAGCGTCAGCATCATCAGGCAGACCGCCAGTACGTAACGTTTCCAAACGGAGTAGACAGTTCGGGGGTTATCGTTTAGCATACAAAAAGTCTATTTCTGGTGAGATGAGAATCTTTTTTCTGATTTTTCTATCCTTAGTTCTGAGTTACGGTATTGTTGCTTTCTGGACTGGCGACTGGAACGCCACCCAGTGGGACACGGATAAATCGGAAGCATCTAAACTAATTGGTGGAGCAATTCTCCTGTTCTTCTTTATTCTCTTCCAAAACAGGCTCAACTGGCCAAAGTAATGCTTGAGAGAGGCATCTCAGAGTAGAGATGTTTTGGATATGTAGACGACACCCCGCCCGTTTTTGCTGTTGCAAAACGAGAAGCCCTCACCCGAATGTCCTCGTCCACAGACGGCATCGGTAGCGGAAATATATAGTCGTTGCTGACTATCCAGATACAGACTACGCAGCTGGTGTAATTGGGGCAGGTCAATTCGACGGCCAGCAGACGTAACGATACCCGGCGTTTCAAAAATGCCGGTCGTAGCCGTCGGACCATTCAGGAACACCTGATTGATTTTGTAGCTTACCCCGGACGAGTTGACAACAGGGCTAATCGAAAACTTATTGATCGCCTGACCAGAAGACGAGGAAATCTCAAAGGCTGGATTATGGCGCGTATAAGCCTTCCAAGTCTTGCCATCATCAACACTGTAATTGCTGGCGTTGGTTAAAAACTGTCCGTTCGCTAAACCCGTCATCGTAAACAGAGTATCCTGTTGTTTAACAACGCTGAACATGCCATGACTTTGGAAGGGTAACACCTCCTGCCAGTTTTTCCCCTGGTCAGTTGAGCGGAATACGTTAGTTCTTGTCGCAATCAGCAGGGTTTTCTCCCAGCTTCCCCACACGCCCTGAATCTCGGCATCAACGGGAGCGCGAAGGGTGTACCAGTCCTGGTATTCGGGTGCTACGGTATCGGGCTCTATGCCTTTACAGGATAATACCAGCGCCAGTAAGACGGAGTAAAGCAGCGTTTTCATGATCGTTGATGCGCGTAAATTGACATTTCTCAGACTTAATCGAAAAAGGATCAGCCAGGCAATTTCTAACGGTGATTTCAGGGTATTTACTATAACTTCCGGGCAATCGCGAGCTGTACAGCATTGTAAAAATAGTCGATTCCTGACAGCACTCTGCCAGACAACCACGCTCGTTGAACAGCATTTCCTTATTTTTGGCTATGTAATTCTATTTCCGCTGCCCTTTTTGTATGACTAGTCCGCTCCGCTGCGCCATTATCGAAGACGAACCGCTAGCGCAGCAATTACTCGAAAAGTACGTCCGTCGTGTTCCCTCGCTTCAGCTGATTGCCACCTTCGATGATGCCATCAGCGCGTTCGAGCAGCTACCCGCTCAGCAGCCCGAGGTTATCTTCCTAGACATCAATATGCCCGAAATGACGGGGCTGGAATTTCTACAGGCCTACCCGTCACCCCATCCCTTAGTGGTCATGACCACGGCAAACCCCAATCATGCCATCGAAGGTTTTGATCTGGGCGTGGTGGATTATCTACTGAAACCCATTGCCTTCGATCGGTTTCTTAAAGCCATTGGCCGGGTCAAGGAACGAGTACCTAAACCGGCACAGGCCCCACCAGCCAACAACTCATTGGCCGATTCGGTCAGCCTGCCCATTCCCAGCCCGGCAACAATGGAACCACCAGCGGCTGATTTTATCTATCTCAAAACGGATAAGAAACTCGAACAGATTCACCTCAATGAGCTGGTCTATGCCGAAGCGCTGGGCGATTACATCAAGGTTTTTCTGCCGGATCGATTTGTGGTTACGCACCTCACGATGACCAAGCTGGCCGAAGTTCTCCCTACTGATCGCTTTCTGCGGATCAACCGGTCGTTTATCATCCAGCTTCGTCACGTCAAAGTGCTGGAAGGCAACTCGGTCCGACTATCGACCGGCGACAGTCTGATCATCGGACCGAGGTATCGGGATGCCGTTAAAGAGCGGATCCGACGGGAGCAGATTGGCTAGTGACAAGCGGTTTAACGCATCCGGCTCTTTTCCTCGTCGTTACCCAGACTCCCCGCCCGGGCTGCCTTTACGGTCTTCTTGCCGAAGTTGTAGCTGAACGACACCTTGACGCGCTGGCTGTCGTTGTAACTCCGCATGGTGAAGTTTACCTGTCCGTAGTTCGACTCCAGCCGGCTGGTCATCGTCCGGAATACGTCACTCACGTCAATCCGCAGGTTAACCTGTTTAGCCAGCAGCGATTTCGTCAGACTCATTGATACCCCGCCAAATCCTTTCTGCGTGAACAGGCCCATCCGGGCGGGCGACATGTATTGCCCAGTCAGTTCGTACTTCCAGTCGCGGGGCAGGGAAATGATGTTCGACGAAGTAAGCATCACCCATAAACCCGCTGCCCGGTACTGACTTAGCTCATTGATAGCCGTACTGGTTTGGTTGCCCATCCCCATCAGCGTCGTGTTCGTCTGCCAGGTTTTCGTTATGCTTTTGGCGTAGGTCGCTCCCACGTAAAAATCATTGCCGTTCCGAAGGTTGTCCATCACCTGCGTATACCGTAACGTAGCCGGGTCAGCGCGTAGCACCGTTGTGATCTGGTCGCGGATGTACGAATAATTAGCGAACAGGTTCAGGCTACCGAGTGCGTAAAAGGCATCCAGTGTGTGCGCAAAAGACGGCCGGATCATCGGGTTTCCTTCAATGATTGTGTACGGATCGATCAGGTTACGGTACGGAACGAGGCTGCTCAGGCTGGGGCGGCTCACTTTCCGACTGAGCGTAACGCCCCACGAGTGACCGTTTGCCAGGCTCCGGTTCAGCCCCAGGCTGGGAAACAGACCGGCATAGGTACGCGCCAGCGCCGACTGGGCCAGGTGCTGCTCCGTACGTTCGATGCGCAAGCCCCCCTGCCACGACCAGCCTTTCCCCCACGACCGGCTCAGGTTTGAATAAGCAGCATAGGTATGCTCCTGGTAGAGTCCTGCCTGGCTGTATGTTGGATCAAACTGGTACTGGCCGTTGACGAAGTTGTCCTGCTGAAGGGTATTGTCGTTGCGGATGAAAACGTACTTTGTCCCCACGTCCAGCCGCCATTTTTTACCTAGTACTGGGGTAGCGTAGTCGAGCTGGCCAATCAGGTTACGCTGCTGACTCGGATTCAGGATACGGAGCCGGGTTACAGGCCCATCAGGCGCATCGTTCAGGCCGATACGCTGATAGTTGATGAATTGCGAAGCGTCCTTATTCAGCAATGATTCCGTTACAAATACCGTCAGTTCCTTAGACTTATCCGATCCGAGTGTTGCCTTGTAGCTCAGGTTCAGATCATACACGTTCGCCTTTTCCCGTCCGAAGTTTTCCGTACGGATTGTCGAGTCGGCAAGGGCAGCCACCGTAGAGCGGGTTCGTGTATCGGTGTCGGTGTTCCCCCGGCGCCAGTTGCCGTTTAAACGCAGGCTCAAGACGTGCCGGGCATTAATAGCGTAATCAGCATTTAGATTGGTGGCCAGCGACCGGTACGTATTCAGCGTCAGTAACGTATTTTGTTGGGTGGCACCGGGAAAGGTTCGATCGAGAGTTTGGGTCGAATAGGCTGTTGACGGCAGCGTCGCGTTAAGGCTGCCGAAGACGGTCCATTTCCCCTGCCGGAGCGTCAGCGATCCATTGGCCGACGAACGACTGTATTGCCCCTGCGAATAGGTCAGCGTCGACCGACCGCTTATGCCCTGCTCCCGGCTCTTTTTGGTAACGATGTTGACTACGGCGTCGACGGTGGCATCATAACGGGCTGACGGGTTTGTGATCACCTCGATACGCACAATATCTTCTGCCGAGAACGTTTGCAGGAAACTAGCCAGGCTTCCCTGGCCCATCTGCCGGCCATCGACCTGTAGGAGGACATTCGATTTGTTACCTACGCTGATTGCTCCGCCCTCGTACCGGACGCGGGGAATGTACCGCAGCAGATCTTCGGCTTTGTTACCCCGCGTAATGACGCTGCCTTCTACGTTCAGAACAAGCCGGTCGGCCTGCTGACGCACCAGCGATGGCTGCGCTTTTACCGTAACTTCGGACAGGTTTTGGGCACTGGCTTCCAGTATCAGGGGCCCAACGTCAGCCGTCGCCGTTTCGGCGCTTAGCGTAACGACAGATGAATAAACGTCTTTAAATCCAACAGCGCTGATACGTGTGCGGTACGTTCCCGACGCGAGCTTGTCCATCACGAATAGACCTGATTCATCAGAAATAGCCCCTTTAACCACCGTTGAATCAGTGTCCCTCAGCAGGGCTACGGTTGCGTAGGCAACAGGTTGTTTTGCCGTGTCCGTAACCCGGCCGGTTAGTTGATGTTGGGCCAGTGCCTGTACTGAAAAAAGAAAGAGGAAGATAATTAGCCGTGCGTTCATGGGGCAGTTTGTGTTGCGTGATTGATGATGCAAACCTAGCCCTGCCCCACCGGCTGCCTTTCCTTTATTCGGCGAATCAGCCGTCCTATTCGACCAAGCGTACTAATCCATTTTCGTCGAAAAATTTGGCGTTTTCATCGAAAAAGAACCGGTACTTGCGGGGAACCCCCGATGTTTGATGCATGAAATTTCCAGCTATCCAGCTTCCCTTCCTGACTCCATCGATCCGCCGGATACTCCTGCACGGCATTATTATCAGTACGCTATACGTGCTGGTCAGCGCAGATGGCTTGTCCGCTGGCCTAACGTACCAGTATGGTACCATCGGTCGGTGGTACACCTACGGTCAGTTTCTGCTTCAGCTATTGATCTATTACGGCTGGGGATACTGGCTGTTCCCCCGTTATCTCTACCGGTTCAGGCCCGTTTCATTACTGGCGATTATTCTTCTCTCCTATACCATTGCATACCTGGCGAACTACGCGGGATTTGCCTGGCTTCACCAAACCGTCAACTTCCCGGACAATACGCCCATACTCCCGTTTCGCGCCAATTTCTGGTCGAACACGGTCACCATGTGGCATCGTATGGAGCAGCATGGCCCACTGGGTCTTTTTGCCAATGCTTCGCTATTCGGCTGGAACTTCCTGCTTTCGTTCACCTATCCATCACTGTTGCTGGCGTTCAAGGGCCTCTATGACAACATGTCCTCACAGGTGAACAATGCGCAGTTGAAAGAGCAAAACATGCAGCTCGAACTCAACTACCTGAAAAGCCAGATCAACCCACACTTCCTGTTTAATGTGCTCAACAGCGTCTATTCGCTGACGGAAGAAGACTGCCCGCCAGCCGCTCAACTGGTCCACCAATTGTCGGGATTGATGCAGTACACACTGTACGAAACGACCGAACCGACCGTTCCGCTGCAAAAGGAGCTTCAATTTATCCGGGATTATATAGCCCTGGAAAAAATCCGAACGGGAAAACGGGCTGACATTCAGGTATCACTTCCCGAAACAGTCGACGAACGCGTACAGATCGTTCCGTTTCTGCTGATCCCGTTTGTGGAGAATGCCTTCAAACACGGCGTGCAACGGAGTGCGCGTAAATCCTGGGTCAACCTGACCGTCGCGGTCAATGAGACGGCCCTGCAGCTAACCATCAGCAACAGCAAACCAGCAATGCCCGAAGCCAGCGTCGGGGGGCTGGGGCTAACGAACGTCCAAAAACGATTGAACTTATTATATCCAGCACACTCGCTGCGGGTCACCAACGACCTGGATCAGTATAGCGTTGATTTGACCTTGCCGTTCGTGGCTTAATCGGCTAAAGCTATCTCGAAATGCTCAGATAGCTGGGCGTTTGTCAAACCAGGGACGCGCCTGTTCCAGTTGGCCAGCCAGGCGGAACAGTGTGGCTTCGTCGCCGAGTTTGGCCGCGAACATGACGCCGATGGGCAAGCCATCGGGCGACCAGTGCAGCGGTACCGACATGGATGGTTGGCCCGTCATATTCGTGATAACTGTGAATGAAATATAGCCCAGCGACCGCTCGGCCAGTTCGTCCACCATTTTGCTACCGTTCAGGTATTTCAAACCCCCGACTGTATCGACCAGTTTAAGCAGGCGCTGTTCTGATGCTGTGTTTTGGAACGTACCAATGGCGATAGGCGGGCGGGGCAGCGTAGGCGTCAGGAATACGTCGTAGGTTTCGTGCAGTTGTCCCATTGTCCGGTTTAACGAATTCCACCGTCGTTTCTGAAAAGCGAGATCCGTCGCGGAGAAGCCTTCGGCCAGGCGGGCCTGCGCCCAGGTATTCAGTTCAACGTCGTCACGTCGGGCGGGACGACCAAGGTAGTGTCCCAGTTCACGTAGCGTAGCGGCCGTTTCGCTCAGGACGTTCAAAAAGAAAGCTTCCGTAACGATCGTCTTTTCGTACGGCAGCGGAATTTCATCGACGGTATGCCCCAGGCTTTCGAGTAATTTGACGGTTTCCTGCACGGCTTTACTACATTCAGCGTCGGTTGTCTGCGAGGGCATCAGTGATTGCGTCGAAAAAGCAACCCGTAACTTGCCCGGCTCCCGCCTTACTTCCTCAACGAAAGGTCGCTCGGGTGGGGCAATGCCATACGGATCACCCGCCAGTGGACCCGCCGTCGCATCCAGCAACGCGGCACTGTCACGAACGCTACGGGTAACGGCATGTCCCACGACCGCACCGTTCCAGAGTTC encodes:
- a CDS encoding cobyrinate a,c-diamide synthase, whose amino-acid sequence is MSNQSIFSQFLLAAPASGSGKTTLTLGLLRALANRGLRVQPFKCGPDYIDTRHHQTAASGEAHSGVPPSINLDLFMSSPEHVVDSYQRYASGADVAITEGVMGLFDGADRMQGSSASIAELLDIPVVLVVNAKAMAYSVAPLLYGFKHFYTGINLVGAIFNNVGSASHYRFLADACADVGVEPLGYLPSNPRFTIPSRHLGLHISAETDYEQIIQAIAEELPKTINLDRLLAVTQRPNPSPQSYTPPPQPSAQSNLRISVARDEAFTFTYEQNLDVLARWGRVTFFSPLHDKELPETDFLYLPGGYPELYAQQLSENIAMRTSIGDYCQAGGLTYAECGGLMYLSQSIQTESVQRNNSTAWPMVGVLNITTSMLSPKLTLGYRIVDWDGMTLKGHEFHYSTQQEPMLQTSIASVTNAKGVPVNTKLYRTHNTVASYVHLYWGDKPEFIQHLLSSSFRTDNHIKPELAIQ
- a CDS encoding DUF4256 domain-containing protein, whose translation is MTTANKKELSPEQRDELLRLLKARFEKNRNRHKNLDWADVQKKLDANPEKLWVLDDMEVTGGEPDVVGYDSKTGEYIFYDCSAESPKERRSFCYDREALELRKDNRPENNVDAAAAAMGVELLTEEQYRQLQQIGPFDLKTSSWIQTPAAIRKLGGALFCDRRYDTVFVYHNGASSYYSARGFRGSLRV
- a CDS encoding TonB-dependent receptor plug domain-containing protein, giving the protein MKHRYYLVLGSSIQTLACLGATATLSILNSLQAQSIPADTLRSRALEETIVTATRSETRRDRVPQQIDIITRRDIEQTPATDVTDLVKKLAAVNVIQYPNLSSGVGIRGFRPQFSGLNQRTLLLIDGRPAGATNLSTIGLNNVERVEVLKGPASALYGSQAMGGVINVITRRSTGPLRGNAFAEYGSFQTYQAGGNVGGSLTNRLDFDASVNYLRRAQDYRIGKGNLFRNWLKGDQAVKYYSNKPAETIDDRKDDGQIRPNTKLTYYSGSLRLGYQISTNWRVDVRGEKFIADDVESPGDITYGTTQASLKDVNRQAGEVALRGQLAAHKPTLRVFASGENNFNQTTNVSGKPVTPFLSSNTANRWQGVQLQDNWQLGGHQLTVGYDYLNSSTSSRSWSDGVTEKAPTQPNYSIRSSAFYAQGQLAFGGDRFLLQPGLRVDDITFSVKETPLLTTFKPGKTTNPFVSPNLGASLRLAPSWQLKGTVGRAFVTPDAFNVAGYSETRTSTGRITITTGNPNLTNENSISYDLGLTFSRHKAGFRAGVTYFNTDVRDRIARIVTQVNEKQANGDVIVARATYVNAADSDLRGIESEISYDFGALTAYRYSLRLFGNATTMLRYSETLVSTDGSATQRDIANVAKMNLNAGLEYDSFRGLQLRLLSRYIGHRKDTDFTDAANPEIQYPEYLVLDLSASYTLAKHHTLGLQIANLTDENYYEKRGYNLPGRSLSVRYRFSF
- a CDS encoding energy transducer TonB; the protein is MLNDNPRTVYSVWKRYVLAVCLMMLTLMCSRKNVDPNPSGLVGEVYTVVDQPPAPVGGQTGLNTYLMQNLRYPAAAQRAGIQGKVIVGFVVTSTGKITDVQVTQSVGGGCDEEAVRVIKGMPDWIPGQKNEQAVNVRTSLPVLFTIL
- a CDS encoding LytR/AlgR family response regulator transcription factor; this encodes MTSPLRCAIIEDEPLAQQLLEKYVRRVPSLQLIATFDDAISAFEQLPAQQPEVIFLDINMPEMTGLEFLQAYPSPHPLVVMTTANPNHAIEGFDLGVVDYLLKPIAFDRFLKAIGRVKERVPKPAQAPPANNSLADSVSLPIPSPATMEPPAADFIYLKTDKKLEQIHLNELVYAEALGDYIKVFLPDRFVVTHLTMTKLAEVLPTDRFLRINRSFIIQLRHVKVLEGNSVRLSTGDSLIIGPRYRDAVKERIRREQIG
- a CDS encoding outer membrane beta-barrel family protein, producing MNARLIIFLFLFSVQALAQHQLTGRVTDTAKQPVAYATVALLRDTDSTVVKGAISDESGLFVMDKLASGTYRTRISAVGFKDVYSSVVTLSAETATADVGPLILEASAQNLSEVTVKAQPSLVRQQADRLVLNVEGSVITRGNKAEDLLRYIPRVRYEGGAISVGNKSNVLLQVDGRQMGQGSLASFLQTFSAEDIVRIEVITNPSARYDATVDAVVNIVTKKSREQGISGRSTLTYSQGQYSRSSANGSLTLRQGKWTVFGSLNATLPSTAYSTQTLDRTFPGATQQNTLLTLNTYRSLATNLNADYAINARHVLSLRLNGNWRRGNTDTDTRTRSTVAALADSTIRTENFGREKANVYDLNLSYKATLGSDKSKELTVFVTESLLNKDASQFINYQRIGLNDAPDGPVTRLRILNPSQQRNLIGQLDYATPVLGKKWRLDVGTKYVFIRNDNTLQQDNFVNGQYQFDPTYSQAGLYQEHTYAAYSNLSRSWGKGWSWQGGLRIERTEQHLAQSALARTYAGLFPSLGLNRSLANGHSWGVTLSRKVSRPSLSSLVPYRNLIDPYTIIEGNPMIRPSFAHTLDAFYALGSLNLFANYSYIRDQITTVLRADPATLRYTQVMDNLRNGNDFYVGATYAKSITKTWQTNTTLMGMGNQTSTAINELSQYRAAGLWVMLTSSNIISLPRDWKYELTGQYMSPARMGLFTQKGFGGVSMSLTKSLLAKQVNLRIDVSDVFRTMTSRLESNYGQVNFTMRSYNDSQRVKVSFSYNFGKKTVKAARAGSLGNDEEKSRMR